From Draconibacterium halophilum, one genomic window encodes:
- a CDS encoding glycine betaine ABC transporter substrate-binding protein — protein sequence MMNVKKLGTLFVAATLLFAITSCSNSGSKNKSAEVEKKEVNILYPNWAEGIAFTHLAKIALENNGFEVELTNLEPGLIYGELSKDDSKGDVCMDAWLPNTHKDYWADYGDKLVKLGESFSDGTTGLVVPSYVTINSIEELNANEDKFDGEIIGIGSGAGIHANTLEAIDKYDLNFEQITSSGPAMVASLEKAIKDEEWIVITGWKPHFKWAKNDLKYLEDPKGIYPEDACTIISRRGFVEDMPKAGTFFKSFNLEEDQLYDLMERISEVGEEAGAQQFYDANKAMLDGWFN from the coding sequence ATGATGAACGTAAAAAAATTAGGAACTCTGTTTGTAGCTGCAACATTATTGTTTGCAATTACATCATGTTCAAACAGCGGATCGAAAAATAAATCTGCTGAAGTAGAGAAAAAAGAAGTAAACATTTTATATCCAAACTGGGCCGAAGGTATTGCCTTTACTCACTTGGCAAAAATTGCACTTGAAAACAATGGTTTTGAGGTTGAATTAACGAACCTTGAGCCGGGATTGATATACGGCGAACTGTCGAAGGATGATTCAAAAGGTGATGTATGTATGGATGCGTGGTTGCCAAATACGCACAAAGATTATTGGGCCGACTATGGTGATAAACTGGTAAAACTTGGCGAATCGTTTAGTGATGGTACTACAGGTTTAGTGGTTCCTTCGTACGTAACAATAAATTCTATCGAAGAGCTAAATGCAAACGAAGATAAATTCGATGGAGAAATTATTGGAATTGGAAGTGGTGCCGGTATTCATGCCAACACATTAGAAGCTATTGATAAATACGACCTGAATTTCGAGCAAATAACATCAAGTGGTCCGGCAATGGTTGCCAGCCTTGAAAAAGCCATTAAAGATGAAGAATGGATTGTTATTACAGGATGGAAGCCACATTTTAAATGGGCTAAAAATGATTTAAAATACCTGGAAGATCCAAAAGGTATTTATCCGGAAGATGCTTGTACAATAATCTCACGCAGAGGTTTTGTTGAAGATATGCCCAAAGCAGGCACTTTCTTTAAAAGCTTCAACCTTGAAGAAGATCAACTTTACGATCTGATGGAGAGAATCTCAGAAGTTGGTGAAGAAGCAGGCGCTCAACAATTCTACGATGCTAACAAAGCAATGCTTGACGGCTGGTTCAACTAA
- a CDS encoding ABC transporter permease gives MLIWAMGYWEEAIQTTTLVIVATIIALLFGIPLGIWAARSNTANAIIRPILDLMQTMPAFVYLIPAIFFFSVGNTPGVIATVIFSLPPAVRLTSLGIRNVPSDVIEAGHAFGATDKQILFKIQLPLAKTTILAGINQVILLALSMVVIASMVGAKGLGAIVYQGIQQNDIAKGFESGLGIVVLAIILDRITQAVAKK, from the coding sequence TTGCTGATTTGGGCAATGGGTTACTGGGAAGAAGCAATTCAAACAACAACTCTGGTTATTGTAGCTACAATTATTGCGCTATTGTTTGGTATTCCTCTGGGAATTTGGGCTGCACGCAGTAACACGGCCAATGCTATTATCCGACCAATTCTCGACTTGATGCAAACCATGCCTGCCTTTGTATACCTTATCCCTGCTATTTTCTTCTTTAGTGTTGGAAATACACCAGGTGTTATTGCAACGGTTATTTTCTCGTTACCACCGGCTGTGCGCTTAACAAGTCTGGGAATTAGAAACGTGCCTTCCGATGTTATTGAGGCCGGTCATGCTTTTGGAGCTACCGATAAACAAATTCTTTTCAAAATACAGTTGCCACTGGCAAAAACAACAATTCTGGCTGGTATAAATCAGGTAATTCTGCTTGCACTGTCGATGGTTGTTATTGCATCAATGGTAGGCGCTAAAGGTCTCGGAGCAATTGTTTACCAGGGAATTCAGCAAAACGACATTGCCAAAGGTTTCGAATCGGGACTGGGTATTGTTGTGCTGGCGATTATATTAGACCGTATTACGCAAGCAGTTGCTAAAAAATAA
- a CDS encoding quaternary amine ABC transporter ATP-binding protein, with protein MPDKRKIKIKIEDLTLIFGKRKQEALKLLEQGVSKDDILKKTKCTVGVSRASIDIKEGEVFVIMGLSGSGKSTLIRCLNRLNEPTAGKVFFDDHDITRETNKELLETRRTEMSMVFQKFGLLPHRTIIENAAFGLELRGETKEDREKRAKVALETVGLQGYEAQYPSELSGGMQQRVGLARALANDPAVLLMDEAFSALDPLIKSDMQDELLEIQDKLHKTIVFITHDLDEAIKIGDRIAIMKDGVVEQIGTAEDILTSPASEYVEAFVEKVDRKTIITAETLMFKKHTALEIHKDGPKGAVRKMRSIAVDQLPVVDEHKKFIGHVWLKDVLKLEAENGKSIEKAVNTNVPSVYKNYTVEDMLPLITGTRHPLAVVEEETGKFLGLVTQTSLIIEATRFEKKEVIKLKEQANEL; from the coding sequence ATGCCTGATAAAAGGAAAATAAAAATAAAAATCGAAGATTTAACACTTATCTTCGGTAAACGTAAGCAGGAAGCACTGAAGCTATTGGAGCAAGGTGTTTCTAAGGACGATATTCTGAAAAAGACGAAGTGCACTGTTGGTGTAAGTCGTGCCAGTATTGATATAAAAGAAGGAGAAGTCTTTGTTATTATGGGACTTTCAGGTAGCGGTAAATCAACATTAATTCGCTGCTTAAACCGCTTGAATGAGCCAACAGCCGGGAAAGTATTTTTTGATGACCACGACATTACCCGTGAAACCAATAAAGAATTATTGGAAACCCGTAGAACAGAAATGAGTATGGTTTTCCAAAAGTTTGGACTGCTCCCCCACCGAACTATTATAGAAAATGCTGCTTTTGGTTTAGAACTTCGTGGAGAAACCAAGGAAGATCGTGAAAAAAGAGCGAAAGTAGCATTGGAAACAGTCGGTCTTCAAGGTTATGAAGCTCAATATCCATCAGAGTTATCAGGAGGTATGCAACAGCGTGTTGGATTAGCTCGTGCACTTGCAAACGATCCGGCAGTTCTGCTTATGGACGAAGCTTTTTCGGCACTCGATCCGCTAATCAAATCAGATATGCAGGACGAGTTGCTCGAGATTCAGGATAAGCTGCACAAAACGATTGTGTTTATTACGCACGACCTTGACGAAGCCATTAAAATTGGCGACCGCATTGCCATTATGAAAGATGGTGTGGTGGAGCAAATTGGTACGGCTGAAGACATTCTTACCAGTCCGGCAAGTGAATATGTTGAGGCATTTGTGGAAAAAGTGGACCGAAAAACCATTATTACTGCCGAAACGTTAATGTTTAAAAAGCACACAGCTTTGGAAATCCATAAAGATGGACCAAAAGGTGCTGTTCGAAAAATGCGTTCCATTGCAGTTGATCAGTTACCGGTTGTTGATGAACACAAAAAGTTCATTGGGCATGTTTGGCTAAAGGATGTTCTTAAACTGGAGGCAGAAAATGGAAAGTCGATTGAAAAGGCAGTAAATACCAATGTGCCAAGTGTGTATAAAAACTACACAGTTGAGGATATGCTACCCTTAATTACCGGAACCAGGCATCCGCTTGCGGTAGTTGAAGAAGAAACAGGAAAATTCCTGGGACTGGTTACACAAACGTCGTTGATTATTGAGGCTACACGCTTCGAGAAGAAAGAAGTGATTAAATTGAAAGAACAAGCTAACGAATTATAG